The proteins below are encoded in one region of Phaseolus vulgaris cultivar G19833 chromosome 1, P. vulgaris v2.0, whole genome shotgun sequence:
- the LOC137813784 gene encoding probable lysophospholipase BODYGUARD 4, with protein MSLSPKWLTNGVEALISILCCAIFLMFDLLDSVFCVIYGYLDKLVEGEASPCCCSNWERQKRRMNVTDDGLSDSLYERKNIFREMGFLQYERKRDDSNRNFDKGSGRSVNRWSDCGCESCLSWVNDGSDYKLHFVVKEPLLASGENLRGKPSENVIFLHGFLCSSSFWTKTVFPCFSENANHKYRLIAIDLLGFGKSPKPRDCSYTLKDHVEMIEKSVVLPLELSSFHMVAHSMGCIIALALAAKYPKYVKSITLVAPPYTSSEGNDACLNALSMLAGKTLQSPLSFCSSFMSWYEHLGRTVCLVYCRNHRIWETILKFITRKRDLHFLTTDMTRHTHHSAWSSMHNVLCGGAKFVDSYLIILTKVGVRINVIQGEKDEVVPVKCFNKFKLKAPNAEINIIPNADHGTVLFGREKEFAISLQHIWDSCC; from the exons ATGTCTCTGTCACCAAAGTGGTTGACCAATGGTGTTGAAGCACTCATCTCAATTCTATGTTGTGCTATTTTCCTCATGTTTGATCTTCTTGATTCTGTTTTCTGCGTTATCTATGGATATCTTGATAAACTCGTTGAAGGGGAGGCTTCCCCTTGTTGCTGCTCTAACTGGGAGAGGCAAAAGAGGAGGATGAACGTGACAGATGATGGTCTATCAGATAGCTTGTATGAGAGGAAGAACATTTTCAGAGAAATGGGGTTCCTTCAATATGAGAGAAAACGAGATGATTCCAATAGAAATTTTGATAAAGGTAGTGGAAGGTCAGTGAATCGTTGGTCTGATTGTGGCTGTGAGTCTTGCCTTTCGTGGGTCAATGATGGAAGTGACTATAAGCTTCATTTTGTTGTGAAGGAACCCTTGTTGG CCAGTGGTGAGAACTTAAGGGGAAAACCTTCTGAGAATGTCATATTCTTGCATGGATTTCTCTGCTCTTCCTCATTTTGGACAAAGACAGTGTTTCcttgtttttctgaaaatgCGAATCACAAGTACAGATTGATTGCCATTGACCTGTTGGGATTTGGCAAGAGTCCAAAGCCTAGAGATTGCTCATACACTTTGAAGGATCATGTGGAAATGATTGAGAAATCTGTGGTTTTACCATTGGAGTTGAGTAGCTTTCATATGGTTGCACACTCCATGGGTTGCATAATTGCATTGGCCTTGGCTGCTAAGTACCCCAAGTATGTAAAATCAATCACCCTCGTTGCTCCT CCATACACTTCTTCTGAGGGCAATGATGCTTGTTTAAATGCACTATCAATGCTTGCTGGAAAGACATTGCAGTCCCCATTGTCGTTTTGTTCTTCATTTATGTCCTGGTATGAGCATTTGGGCCGTACTGTTTGCCTTGTCTATTGCAGAAATCACCGAATATGGGAGACCATTCTAAAATTCATTACTCGCAAGAG GGATCTTCATTTCTTGACCACAGACATGACCAGGCACACCCATCATTCAGCTTGGAGTTCCATGCATAATGTGCTATGTGGAGGAGCAAAATTTGTGGACAGTTACCTTATAATTTTGACTAAAGTTGGAGTGAGAATAAATGTGATTCAAGGAGAAAAAGATGAAGTTGTCCCAGTGAAGTGTTTTAATAAGTTCAAGTTGAAGGCTCCTAATGCTGAAATTAACATCATTCCAAATGCAGATCATGGCACTGTACTATTTGGAAGGGAGAAGGAATTTGCAATTAGTCTACAGCATATATGGGACTCTTGTTGTTGA